A single genomic interval of Rhododendron vialii isolate Sample 1 chromosome 3a, ASM3025357v1 harbors:
- the LOC131321003 gene encoding thylakoid lumenal 15.0 kDa protein 2, chloroplastic, whose translation MPLLLLHLQPSLGFRNPVHPVPATKTPTRASSHLSSPTQNSTNFSKWVADFRSKSWNFALSGALSLALSLTGVGFAEGKVGVNKPELLPKEFSTVIDVAGFLSDGQEKRLAREINDIEKDTGFKLRVLAQNYPNTPGLAIKDFWQVDDRTIVFVADPTFGNIINFNVGNTVDLDIPRSFWSRLAGKYGNIFYWKEKGEDASIEAAVMAISNCLREPVGRNNCSEVK comes from the exons atgcctcttcttcttctccacctTCAACCCTCCCTGGGGTTTCGAAACCCCGTTCATCCCGTCCCTGCAACAAAAACACCCACCAGAGCATCGTCCCATCTCTCTTCACCAACCCAAAATTCAACCAATTTCAGCAAATGGGTCGCCGATTTTCGATCCAAATCTTGGAATTTCGCACTCTCCGGCGCTCTCTCCCTCGCATTATCTCTCACCG GAGTTGGATTCGCTGAGGGAAAAGTGGGGGTTAACAAGCCAGAATTGCTTCCTAAAGAGTTTAGTACAGTTATTGATGTAGCTGGATTCCTTTCGGATGGCCAG GAGAAAAGACTTGCTCGGGAGATTAATGATATCGAGAAGGATACAGGATTTAAGCTGAGAGTATTAGCTCAGAACTATCCTAACACACCTG GGTTAGCGATTAAGGATTTTTGGCAAGTAGATGATAGAACAATCGTCTTTGTCGCCGACCCCACCTTTG GCAATATCATAAACTTCAATGTGGGGAACACGGTGGATTTAGACATACCACGCAGCTTCTGGAGTCGTTTGGCTGGTAAATACGGAAACATCTTTTATTGGAAAGAGAAG GGGGAAGATGCATCTATTGAAGCTGCTGTCATGGCAATATCAAATTGCTTGAGAGAACCAGTGGGCCGAAATAATTGCTCAGAGGTGAAATAG